One Micromonospora eburnea genomic region harbors:
- a CDS encoding helix-turn-helix transcriptional regulator translates to MRASRLISVVLLLQSRGTMTAAELARELEVSERTVYRDVLALSAAGVPVYADRGRTGGYRLLGGYRTRLTGLTRDEAEALFLAGLPGPAGDMGLADAVAAAELKVLAALPPSLRDAPARTGQRFHLDVPGWFRESTPPRWLTELARAVWRDRVVELRYRRGEREVTRTVQPYGLVLKSAAWYLVGRVGDGYRTYRVDRVLGVEVGTEIFDRDDGFDLGAYWREQAEAFLRQMLRAEVTVRLSPAGRRALRHVAEAPFAYEEAMAGAGEPDEEGWVTTRLPVESVPVAYDVLLALGPEMEVLEPPELRARFAEAARRSAALYTAGSQT, encoded by the coding sequence GTGCGGGCGTCCCGGTTGATCTCAGTGGTGTTGCTGCTCCAGTCACGGGGGACGATGACCGCGGCCGAGCTGGCTCGCGAGCTGGAGGTCTCCGAGCGGACGGTCTACCGGGACGTGCTGGCGCTCTCCGCCGCCGGGGTGCCGGTGTACGCCGACCGGGGCCGGACCGGCGGCTACCGGCTGCTCGGCGGCTACCGGACCCGGTTGACCGGGCTGACCCGGGACGAGGCGGAGGCACTCTTCCTGGCCGGGCTGCCCGGACCGGCCGGCGACATGGGCCTCGCCGACGCGGTGGCCGCCGCCGAGCTGAAGGTGCTCGCCGCGCTGCCGCCGAGCCTGCGGGACGCGCCGGCCCGGACCGGGCAGCGGTTCCACCTCGACGTGCCAGGCTGGTTCCGCGAGTCCACCCCGCCCCGCTGGCTGACCGAGCTGGCCCGGGCGGTCTGGCGGGACCGGGTGGTCGAGTTGCGCTACCGCCGGGGCGAGCGGGAGGTGACTCGCACGGTCCAGCCGTACGGGCTGGTGCTGAAGAGCGCCGCCTGGTATCTGGTCGGCCGGGTCGGCGACGGGTACCGCACCTACCGGGTGGACCGGGTGCTCGGCGTCGAGGTGGGCACGGAGATCTTCGACCGGGACGACGGCTTCGATCTGGGGGCGTACTGGCGGGAGCAGGCCGAGGCGTTCCTGCGGCAGATGCTGCGGGCCGAGGTCACCGTCCGGCTCAGCCCCGCCGGCCGGCGCGCCCTCCGGCACGTGGCGGAGGCCCCCTTCGCGTACGAGGAGGCGATGGCCGGGGCCGGGGAGCCGGACGAGGAGGGCTGGGTGACGACCCGGCTGCCCGTCGAGTCCGTGCCGGTGGCGTACGACGTGCTGCTCGCGCTCGGTCCCGAAATGGAGGTGCTGGAGCCACCCGAGCTGCGGGCGCGCTTCGCCGAGGCGGCCCGCCGCTCGGCCGCTCTCTACACGGCCGGCAGTCAGACGTAG
- a CDS encoding alpha/beta fold hydrolase → MAKIEINGALLAYDEAGSGSPVVLLHAGIADRRMWQGQVPALAARYRVISVDLRGYGESELPPAPFTHHDDVVGLLDALGIAQAALVGCSFGGKVAVDTALAYPGRVSALALFGAPVSGNEWSEEAEQLWEELVGEVDPEDFAATAAGEVRFWVVGPTRRPEDVDPELIRFAEEMDRRALAAEQALSAVDVEELDPPAIDRLAELPMPVLVGTGADDLADLRRLADRIAAEAPQGVRMPDVTDAAHLLPLERPEPVNAALLDFLP, encoded by the coding sequence GTGGCCAAGATCGAAATCAATGGCGCCCTGCTCGCGTACGACGAGGCGGGCAGCGGCAGCCCGGTGGTGCTGCTGCACGCCGGGATCGCCGACCGGCGGATGTGGCAGGGCCAGGTCCCCGCGCTCGCCGCCCGATATCGGGTGATCTCCGTCGACCTGCGCGGATACGGCGAGTCCGAGTTGCCGCCCGCACCGTTCACGCATCACGACGACGTGGTGGGGCTGCTGGACGCCCTCGGCATCGCGCAGGCCGCCCTGGTGGGCTGCTCGTTCGGCGGCAAGGTCGCGGTGGACACCGCGCTCGCGTACCCGGGGCGGGTCTCCGCGCTGGCCCTGTTCGGCGCCCCGGTCTCCGGTAACGAGTGGTCCGAGGAGGCCGAGCAGCTCTGGGAAGAGCTGGTCGGCGAGGTGGACCCGGAGGACTTCGCGGCGACCGCGGCCGGAGAGGTGCGGTTCTGGGTGGTCGGCCCGACCCGCCGACCGGAGGACGTCGACCCCGAGCTGATCCGGTTCGCCGAGGAGATGGACCGGCGGGCGCTCGCCGCCGAGCAGGCGCTCAGCGCCGTCGACGTGGAGGAACTCGACCCCCCGGCGATCGACCGGCTGGCCGAGCTGCCGATGCCGGTACTGGTCGGCACCGGCGCGGACGACCTCGCGGACCTGCGGCGCCTCGCCGACCGGATCGCCGCCGAGGCGCCGCAGGGCGTACGCATGCCGGACGTTACGGACGCCGCCCACCTGCTGCCGCTGGAACGCCCCGAACCGGTCAACGCCGCCCTGCTCGACTTCCTCCCCTGA
- a CDS encoding asparaginase, which produces MGKTYEGGVPLAEVVRSGFVEGIHRGSVVVLDGAGAPVAEAGDTAGPIFPRSSNKPMQAVGMLRAGLPLTDRADVALVSASHAGEEFHVERVTGLLGRAGLTEEALHCPPDLPVGDAAREAVLRAGGGPRRVQMNCSGKHTGMLLTCLAAGWPVDGYWRPEHPLQQRLTATIEEFTGESVAAVGVDGCGAPVLAVSLTGLARAFLRLVSAEPGTVERTVADAMRAYPELVGGTRADDTRLMRGVPGLLAKVGAEGVIAAAVPEVGAVALKIDDGAGRARMPVLVSALRRLGVEAPVLSEYAEIPLLGGGLPVGAVRPVW; this is translated from the coding sequence GTGGGAAAGACGTACGAGGGCGGCGTGCCGCTCGCCGAGGTGGTCCGGTCCGGGTTCGTGGAGGGCATCCACCGCGGTTCCGTGGTGGTGCTCGACGGCGCCGGGGCCCCCGTCGCCGAGGCCGGGGACACTGCCGGGCCGATCTTCCCCCGGTCGTCCAACAAGCCGATGCAGGCGGTCGGGATGCTGCGGGCCGGGTTGCCGCTGACCGACCGGGCCGACGTGGCGCTGGTCTCGGCCAGCCACGCCGGCGAGGAGTTCCACGTGGAGCGGGTCACCGGCCTGCTGGGCCGCGCCGGCCTGACCGAGGAGGCGCTGCACTGCCCGCCGGACCTGCCGGTCGGTGACGCGGCCCGGGAGGCGGTGCTGCGGGCCGGCGGCGGCCCGAGGCGGGTCCAGATGAACTGTTCCGGCAAGCACACCGGGATGCTGCTGACCTGCCTGGCCGCCGGCTGGCCGGTGGACGGCTACTGGCGGCCCGAGCACCCCCTCCAGCAGCGGTTGACCGCCACGATCGAGGAGTTCACCGGGGAGTCGGTGGCGGCGGTCGGGGTGGACGGCTGCGGCGCGCCCGTGCTCGCCGTCTCGCTGACCGGGCTGGCGCGGGCGTTCCTGCGGCTGGTCTCCGCCGAGCCCGGCACCGTCGAGCGGACGGTGGCCGACGCGATGCGGGCGTACCCGGAGCTGGTGGGCGGCACCCGGGCGGACGACACCCGGCTGATGCGGGGCGTACCCGGGCTGCTGGCCAAGGTCGGCGCGGAGGGTGTGATCGCGGCGGCGGTCCCCGAGGTCGGCGCGGTCGCCCTCAAGATCGACGACGGCGCGGGGCGGGCCCGGATGCCGGTGCTGGTGTCGGCGCTGCGCCGGCTCGGCGTCGAGGCCCCGGTGCTGAGCGAGTACGCCGAGATTCCGCTGCTCGGCGGCGGCCTTCCGGTCGGCGCGGTGCGCCCGGTCTGGTAG
- a CDS encoding 3-keto-5-aminohexanoate cleavage protein, whose product MTTGTLITVAPTGAESAKADVPALPVTLDELLLTAKECEALGASVIHVHIRDDEAKPTLDQGRLRETVAALREGTDLIVQLSSGGAVTDPEADRLAVLDAGPDMASCTMGTVNFGDDVFLNRWEFIVDLHTRMQEKGVVPEYEIFDLGHLTALQRLLGKYGLPHGGHVHVDFVMGVPGGMPGTAATLVAAQQMLRDLPEGTTFSATGIGRSTIPVMLASLSAGGHLRVGMEDTVTYAKGQPVESNMQLVARAVGFAQLAQRPPLTTAEARLLLGL is encoded by the coding sequence ATGACGACAGGGACGTTGATCACGGTTGCCCCGACCGGCGCGGAGTCGGCCAAGGCGGATGTGCCGGCGCTGCCGGTGACCCTTGACGAGCTGCTGCTGACCGCCAAGGAGTGCGAGGCGCTCGGCGCTTCCGTGATCCACGTCCATATTCGCGACGACGAGGCGAAGCCCACCCTCGACCAGGGCCGGCTGCGGGAGACGGTGGCGGCGCTGCGGGAGGGCACCGACCTGATCGTGCAGCTCTCCTCTGGTGGCGCGGTGACCGACCCGGAGGCCGACCGGCTGGCCGTGCTGGATGCCGGCCCGGACATGGCCTCCTGCACCATGGGCACGGTCAACTTCGGCGACGACGTCTTCCTGAACCGCTGGGAGTTCATTGTCGACCTGCACACCCGGATGCAGGAGAAGGGCGTCGTCCCCGAGTACGAGATCTTCGACCTCGGTCATCTCACCGCCCTCCAGCGCCTGCTCGGCAAGTACGGGCTGCCACACGGCGGGCACGTGCACGTCGACTTCGTGATGGGCGTGCCGGGCGGTATGCCGGGCACCGCCGCGACCCTGGTCGCCGCCCAGCAGATGCTGCGTGACCTGCCCGAGGGCACCACCTTCTCGGCCACCGGGATTGGCCGCAGCACCATCCCGGTGATGCTGGCGTCCCTCTCGGCGGGCGGTCACCTCCGGGTCGGCATGGAGGACACCGTCACCTACGCCAAGGGACAGCCGGTCGAGTCCAACATGCAGCTCGTCGCCCGCGCGGTCGGCTTCGCCCAGCTCGCCCAGCGTCCGCCGCTGACCACCGCCGAGGCTCGGCTGCTGCTCGGCCTGTAA
- a CDS encoding SDR family oxidoreductase has protein sequence MTQPLTGKIALVAGATRGAGRQIAVQLGAAGATVYATGRSTRQRRSEMDRPETIEETAELVTAAGGTGIAVPVDHLDPDQVRRLVERIDAEKGRLDVLVNDIWGADPLITWEKPVWEQPLDAGFRTLRLAVDTHIITSHFALPLLIRNPGGLVVEIGDGTREYNDRTYRLSVFYDLAKMSVNRLAFTQAHELAPHGCTAVALTPGWLRSEAMLEHFGVTEANWRDGAAKEPHFVMSETPAFVGRAVAALAADPDRARWNGQSVDSGGLAQVYGFTDLDGTRPHWARYHDEVVATGRPADDTGYR, from the coding sequence ATGACGCAACCGCTGACAGGGAAGATCGCGCTCGTCGCCGGGGCGACCCGCGGTGCCGGCCGGCAGATCGCCGTCCAGCTCGGCGCCGCCGGGGCCACCGTCTACGCCACCGGCCGCAGCACCCGGCAGCGCCGGTCCGAGATGGATCGGCCGGAGACCATCGAGGAGACCGCCGAGCTGGTCACCGCGGCCGGCGGCACCGGCATCGCCGTACCGGTCGACCACCTCGACCCTGACCAGGTACGCCGCCTGGTCGAGCGAATCGACGCCGAAAAGGGCCGGCTGGACGTGCTGGTCAACGACATCTGGGGCGCCGACCCGCTGATCACCTGGGAGAAGCCGGTCTGGGAACAACCCCTCGACGCGGGCTTCCGCACCCTCCGGCTGGCCGTGGACACCCACATCATCACCAGCCACTTCGCCCTGCCGCTGCTGATTCGCAACCCGGGCGGCCTGGTCGTCGAGATCGGTGACGGCACCAGGGAGTACAACGACCGCACGTACCGGCTCTCGGTCTTCTACGACCTGGCCAAGATGTCGGTGAACCGGCTCGCCTTCACCCAGGCGCACGAGCTGGCGCCGCACGGCTGCACGGCGGTGGCGCTCACCCCCGGCTGGCTGCGGTCCGAGGCGATGCTGGAGCACTTCGGCGTCACCGAGGCGAACTGGCGCGACGGCGCGGCGAAGGAACCGCACTTCGTCATGTCGGAGACACCGGCCTTCGTCGGGCGCGCGGTGGCCGCCCTGGCCGCCGACCCGGACCGGGCCCGCTGGAACGGCCAGTCCGTGGACAGCGGCGGGCTGGCCCAGGTGTACGGCTTCACCGATCTCGACGGCACCCGCCCACATTGGGCGCGGTACCACGACGAGGTCGTGGCGACCGGCAGGCCGGCCGACGACACCGGTTACCGCTGA
- a CDS encoding nucleotidyltransferase domain-containing protein, which yields MHLLLSGIVGSVAYGLAGPDSDVDRIGVFAAPTVAFHGLHPPRESVVTTEPDVTLHEAGKYCRLALSGNPTATELMWLPDDCYETRTEFGERLIAIRSAFLSAPRVRDAYLGYASQQFRKLTSRDSSVGGRRRSAKHARHLARLLHQGRVLYATGVLEIRLADPEWFRAFGERVANGALAEAEALVAAAERDFDRIRTPLPDRPDEATVERWLLDVRAAHLPATHS from the coding sequence ATGCACCTGCTGCTCTCCGGGATCGTCGGCTCGGTCGCGTACGGGCTGGCCGGCCCCGACTCGGACGTGGACCGGATCGGGGTCTTCGCCGCCCCGACGGTCGCCTTCCACGGCCTGCACCCGCCCCGGGAGTCGGTGGTCACCACCGAGCCGGACGTGACCCTGCACGAGGCGGGGAAATACTGCCGGCTCGCGTTGAGCGGCAACCCGACGGCGACCGAGCTGATGTGGCTGCCCGACGACTGCTACGAGACCCGGACCGAGTTCGGCGAACGGCTGATCGCCATCCGGTCGGCGTTCCTCAGCGCGCCCCGGGTCCGGGACGCCTACCTCGGCTACGCCAGCCAGCAGTTCCGGAAGCTGACCAGCCGTGATTCCAGCGTGGGTGGCCGGCGGCGGTCGGCGAAGCACGCCCGGCACCTGGCCCGGCTGCTGCACCAGGGGCGGGTGCTCTACGCGACCGGGGTGCTGGAGATCCGGCTGGCCGATCCGGAGTGGTTCCGCGCCTTCGGCGAGCGGGTCGCGAACGGCGCGCTGGCCGAGGCGGAGGCCCTGGTGGCGGCGGCCGAACGCGACTTCGACCGGATCCGCACCCCGCTGCCGGACCGGCCCGACGAGGCGACCGTGGAGCGCTGGCTGCTCGACGTCCGGGCCGCCCACCTGCCCGCCACCCACTCTTGA
- a CDS encoding alanyl-tRNA editing protein, translated as MGVTHHGRTHRLDLADPTLREWACTVLAADPEQGIVLDRSAFYPGGGGQPPDHGVLLWQGTQTRIVGTRKGDDLWLIPADGDPVPPVGAAVTGAVEDARRTMLMRTHSGLHVLCGVVFRDFGALVTGGNMEPGEARMDFNLPEVPPDFKSRIEELVNAEVAADRSVAVRVLPRAEALALPDIIRTQSNLIPPDEREVRIVDIVGLDVQADGGTHVASTAQIGKVQVVKVESKGRANRRVRVRLAD; from the coding sequence ATGGGTGTCACACATCACGGCCGTACGCACCGCCTCGACCTCGCCGACCCCACGCTGCGCGAGTGGGCGTGCACGGTGCTGGCGGCCGATCCCGAGCAGGGCATCGTGCTGGACCGGTCGGCCTTCTATCCGGGCGGTGGCGGGCAGCCGCCGGACCACGGGGTGCTGCTCTGGCAGGGGACGCAGACCCGGATCGTGGGCACCCGCAAGGGCGACGACCTCTGGCTGATTCCCGCCGACGGTGATCCGGTGCCACCGGTCGGCGCCGCCGTCACCGGCGCGGTCGAGGACGCCCGGCGGACCATGCTGATGCGGACCCACTCCGGCCTGCACGTGCTCTGCGGTGTGGTGTTCCGGGATTTCGGCGCGCTGGTCACCGGCGGCAACATGGAACCCGGCGAGGCCCGGATGGACTTCAACCTCCCCGAGGTGCCACCGGACTTCAAGTCCCGGATCGAGGAGCTGGTCAACGCCGAGGTGGCCGCCGACCGGTCGGTCGCCGTGCGGGTGCTGCCCCGAGCAGAGGCGCTGGCCCTGCCGGACATCATCCGTACCCAGTCCAACCTGATCCCGCCGGACGAGCGGGAGGTCCGGATCGTCGACATCGTCGGGCTGGACGTGCAGGCTGACGGGGGCACCCATGTCGCCTCGACCGCCCAGATCGGCAAGGTCCAGGTGGTCAAGGTGGAGAGCAAGGGTCGGGCCAACCGCCGAGTCCGCGTCCGCCTCGCGGACTAG
- a CDS encoding helix-turn-helix domain-containing protein has product MATSKDLPDVGGFIRDLRRNAKISLRQLAEQAGVSNPYLSQIERGLRKPSAEVLQQLASALRVSTPAMYLRAGLLDAKEGQGVLAAISVDPELTMAQKQSLTQIYETFRRENARLAEATAAAQAAAEQAESAAGQAAAGPAESPAARAAAGPAPTAGAPGEAPQAPATVTPAATGPATPGVSPTEAVLESVAVTEAGPAPAPNTVAATEEETARGAVRQAAGAAEEEKS; this is encoded by the coding sequence ATGGCCACCAGCAAGGACCTTCCCGACGTCGGCGGGTTCATTCGCGACCTGCGCCGGAACGCGAAGATCTCATTGCGCCAGCTCGCGGAGCAGGCCGGCGTCAGCAATCCGTACCTCAGTCAGATCGAGCGCGGCCTGCGCAAGCCGAGCGCGGAGGTGCTCCAGCAACTCGCCAGCGCCCTGCGGGTCTCCACCCCGGCGATGTACCTCCGGGCCGGGCTGCTCGACGCCAAGGAGGGGCAGGGCGTGCTCGCGGCGATCTCCGTCGACCCCGAGCTGACCATGGCCCAGAAGCAGTCGCTCACCCAGATCTACGAGACGTTCCGCCGGGAGAACGCCCGGCTCGCCGAGGCGACCGCCGCCGCGCAGGCCGCCGCCGAGCAGGCCGAGAGCGCCGCCGGGCAGGCGGCGGCCGGGCCGGCTGAGAGCCCCGCCGCGCGGGCGGCGGCCGGACCGGCCCCGACGGCCGGGGCGCCGGGCGAGGCGCCACAGGCTCCGGCCACCGTCACGCCGGCCGCGACCGGCCCCGCGACGCCGGGCGTCAGCCCGACCGAGGCGGTCCTGGAGTCGGTCGCCGTCACCGAGGCGGGGCCGGCCCCCGCCCCGAACACCGTCGCCGCTACCGAGGAGGAGACCGCCCGTGGGGCGGTCCGGCAGGCCGCCGGTGCGGCCGAGGAGGAGAAGTCATGA
- a CDS encoding alpha/beta fold hydrolase: protein MRGFRWPPPPDGGPRTWGPGPGAPRTGRPALPEPETELVTTPHDVRLERLVTGTGDPVTVFAHGLGNGIATTRPFGSAVTGRKIFFQFRGHGRSDSPPGPWSYLDLARDLRAIADLGGATRAFGASLGAGALCRLLVESPERFERLVFFLPAVLDTPRGEVARARLTDLLDAVADGDASALADVVSLELPPAVRNTPAGWAYLRQRLDQLLRDGLAPGLASLPEQAPLRDAAVLAGVTAPALVIGCAGDDLHPVAVAEQLAAALPQATLHVYDRPGVLWTERADLRERISTFLNG from the coding sequence GTGAGGGGCTTTCGCTGGCCCCCGCCGCCGGACGGCGGCCCGCGTACCTGGGGTCCCGGTCCCGGCGCGCCCCGCACCGGCCGGCCAGCCCTGCCCGAGCCGGAAACCGAGCTGGTCACCACCCCGCACGACGTACGGCTGGAGCGGTTGGTCACCGGCACCGGTGATCCGGTGACGGTGTTCGCCCACGGGCTCGGCAACGGCATCGCCACCACGCGGCCGTTCGGCAGCGCGGTCACCGGCCGCAAGATCTTCTTTCAGTTCCGTGGGCACGGCCGCTCCGATTCGCCCCCGGGGCCGTGGAGCTATCTGGACCTGGCCCGCGATCTGCGGGCGATCGCCGATCTCGGCGGTGCCACCCGAGCCTTCGGGGCGAGCCTCGGCGCGGGTGCGCTGTGCCGGCTGCTCGTCGAGAGCCCGGAACGCTTCGAACGGCTCGTCTTCTTCCTCCCCGCGGTGCTGGACACCCCGCGCGGCGAGGTGGCCCGGGCCCGGCTGACGGACCTGCTCGACGCCGTGGCGGACGGGGACGCCTCCGCACTGGCCGACGTGGTGTCGCTGGAGTTGCCGCCGGCCGTGCGCAACACCCCGGCCGGGTGGGCGTACCTGCGGCAGCGGCTCGACCAACTGCTGCGCGACGGGCTCGCGCCGGGCCTGGCCAGCCTGCCGGAGCAGGCCCCGCTGCGGGACGCCGCCGTGCTCGCCGGGGTCACCGCGCCGGCGCTGGTGATCGGCTGCGCCGGCGACGACCTGCACCCGGTGGCGGTCGCCGAGCAGCTCGCCGCCGCGCTCCCACAGGCCACCCTGCACGTGTACGACCGGCCGGGCGTGCTCTGGACCGAACGCGCCGACCTGCGGGAGCGGATCTCGACCTTCCTCAACGGGTAA
- a CDS encoding DUF2516 family protein, producing MAYAAPIFVYEVRYVIELILLVFALVIEGVALVHAITQRSDAFAAIGTLPKGGWIAILALCLVLTLPAFGFGPLSIFGLIGIAAALIYLLDVRVGLRDLQDGRGFW from the coding sequence ATGGCCTACGCCGCGCCGATCTTCGTGTACGAAGTCCGCTACGTGATCGAGCTGATCCTGCTCGTCTTCGCCCTGGTGATCGAGGGAGTGGCGTTGGTGCATGCGATCACCCAGCGCTCCGATGCGTTCGCCGCGATCGGCACGCTGCCCAAGGGCGGCTGGATCGCGATTCTGGCGCTCTGCCTGGTTCTGACGCTGCCGGCGTTCGGCTTCGGACCGCTGAGCATCTTCGGCCTGATCGGCATCGCGGCGGCGCTGATCTACCTGCTGGACGTTCGGGTCGGGCTGCGCGACCTGCAGGACGGCCGAGGATTCTGGTGA